From the Luteolibacter arcticus genome, one window contains:
- a CDS encoding Hsp20/alpha crystallin family protein, whose protein sequence is MTVLRHWNSLRDIQELQNRVFNALGTGSGGQCESRAVAEWVPVVDILEDEKEYLIKAELPGVTRENVQVTVEKGRLAIKGERPFEKEEDGRKYHRVERSSGTFLRSFNLPENADAEKVEAEFKDGVLFVHLPKQEKAKPREIEVKVN, encoded by the coding sequence ATGACTGTTTTGAGACACTGGAATTCCCTTCGCGATATTCAAGAACTGCAGAACCGCGTCTTCAACGCCTTGGGCACTGGCTCTGGCGGACAGTGCGAATCCCGCGCCGTCGCCGAGTGGGTGCCGGTCGTCGACATCCTCGAGGATGAGAAGGAATACCTCATCAAAGCCGAGCTGCCCGGGGTGACCCGCGAGAACGTCCAGGTGACGGTCGAGAAGGGCCGCCTTGCGATCAAGGGCGAGCGCCCTTTCGAAAAGGAAGAGGACGGCAGGAAATACCATCGCGTCGAACGCTCGTCCGGGACTTTCCTGCGCAGTTTCAACCTGCCGGAGAATGCCGATGCCGAGAAGGTCGAGGCGGAGTTCAAGGACGGCGTCTTGTTCGTCCACCTGCCGAAGCAAGAGAAGGCCAAGCCGCGCGAGATCGAGGTGAAGGTGAACTGA
- a CDS encoding (2Fe-2S)-binding protein produces MATISRLHINGRDVPLQADGERQLLAILRDELGLTGCKAGCGEGQCGACTVLVDGKPVRSCITDVGSVAERKIRTIEGLAEKEDALHPVQQAFLDADALQCGYCTCGMILSAVALLEKHPKPTEAQFLEAMDGNICRCGVYNRIRDAVKRASETLATR; encoded by the coding sequence ATGGCAACGATTTCCCGTCTTCACATCAATGGTCGCGACGTCCCGCTGCAAGCGGATGGCGAGCGGCAGTTGCTCGCCATCCTGCGGGATGAACTCGGCCTGACCGGTTGCAAGGCCGGTTGCGGCGAGGGCCAGTGCGGCGCCTGCACGGTGCTGGTCGATGGAAAGCCGGTCCGCTCCTGCATCACTGACGTCGGGAGTGTGGCGGAGCGCAAGATCCGCACCATCGAGGGACTCGCGGAGAAAGAGGATGCGCTGCATCCCGTCCAGCAGGCCTTCCTCGATGCCGATGCCCTCCAGTGCGGGTATTGCACCTGCGGGATGATCCTGTCGGCGGTCGCTCTGTTAGAGAAGCATCCGAAGCCGACCGAGGCACAGTTCCTTGAAGCGATGGATGGCAACATTTGCCGCTGTGGGGTTTACAACCGCATCCGCGATGCCGTGAAGCGAGCCTCTGAAACCCTGGCTACCCGATGA
- a CDS encoding xanthine dehydrogenase family protein molybdopterin-binding subunit produces the protein MNDTDTAMLAFNRRRFFQILGGGILAVYLSDPLSAQERRGRRGGGPRPMEVSAWIHIGEDGTVQVFTGKTEVGQNIRTSLAQAVAEELEVPVSSIRMIMADTDLVPFDAGTFGSRSTPDMALHLRKAAAAAREALIDLAVKQWGMTDRHVVARDGKVLHQPLGKPPLFPPVSYSELMKGQKLLATVTDNVKLRPASDWKVAGTSVPKVDGRDFVTGKHDYTSDLSVPGMGYGKVLRPPRYGAKLKTLDDSAAKAMEGVTVVRDGDFVGVVAPSSWAAEKALAALKAEWDGGEGPSNKELFSILKNDIDRGDAGRAVDEALKSAAHRVEQTYTVQFIAHAPLEPRAGVAEWKDGKVTAWTGTQRPFGVKDELMQAFSLPGDKARVIVPDTGSGYGGKHSGEAAVEAARLAKVAGKPVKLVWTREEEFIWAYFRPAGVIEVKAGIDGEGELLAWDFHNHNSGGAAIETPYDVPAKNVRSHGSKSPLRQGSYRGLAAAANGFARESVMDELAAAAGIDPLEFRLKNLRNERLRAVLEAAAASFGWKDRKGHCGIACGIDKGGYIANCVEVEVKGKEVKVVRIVAAFECGAVVNPVHLKNQIEGSIVMGLGGALFEAIQFGGGKILNPAFSTYRVPRFSDVPPIEIVLVNRKDLPSAGAGECPIMAIAPAIGSAVFAATGKRPRAMPMLPEM, from the coding sequence ATGAACGACACCGACACCGCAATGCTCGCTTTCAACCGCCGCCGGTTCTTCCAGATCCTCGGCGGCGGGATCCTCGCCGTTTATCTCAGCGATCCGCTGTCGGCGCAGGAAAGGCGCGGCAGACGTGGCGGGGGACCGCGACCGATGGAGGTGTCGGCCTGGATCCACATCGGGGAAGATGGCACGGTGCAGGTTTTCACCGGCAAGACGGAGGTCGGGCAGAACATCCGCACCTCGCTGGCCCAAGCAGTGGCGGAAGAACTGGAAGTGCCGGTTTCCTCGATCCGGATGATCATGGCCGACACCGATCTGGTGCCGTTCGACGCCGGCACCTTCGGCAGTCGCAGCACGCCGGACATGGCGCTGCATTTGAGGAAGGCAGCCGCCGCAGCGCGGGAAGCGCTGATCGATTTGGCGGTCAAGCAGTGGGGCATGACCGACCGGCATGTGGTGGCGAGGGACGGGAAGGTGCTTCATCAACCGTTGGGAAAGCCGCCCTTGTTTCCGCCAGTGAGCTATTCCGAGCTGATGAAGGGCCAGAAGCTGTTAGCCACGGTCACGGACAACGTGAAGCTCAGGCCCGCCAGTGACTGGAAAGTCGCTGGCACCTCTGTTCCGAAGGTCGATGGCCGGGACTTTGTCACCGGCAAGCACGACTACACCAGCGACCTGAGCGTTCCCGGCATGGGATACGGCAAGGTCCTGCGGCCACCGCGTTACGGGGCGAAATTGAAGACCCTCGACGATTCCGCGGCGAAGGCGATGGAAGGCGTGACCGTGGTGCGGGATGGCGACTTCGTGGGGGTGGTGGCTCCATCTTCCTGGGCGGCGGAGAAGGCCCTTGCGGCTCTCAAGGCGGAGTGGGACGGCGGCGAAGGTCCTTCTAACAAGGAGCTGTTTTCCATCCTCAAGAACGACATCGACCGCGGCGATGCGGGCCGTGCAGTGGATGAGGCATTAAAGTCCGCCGCGCATCGCGTCGAGCAGACCTACACCGTCCAGTTCATCGCTCACGCCCCGCTCGAACCTCGCGCGGGCGTGGCGGAGTGGAAGGACGGGAAAGTCACCGCATGGACCGGGACGCAGCGGCCCTTCGGCGTGAAGGACGAATTGATGCAGGCCTTCTCCCTGCCGGGTGACAAGGCGCGGGTGATCGTGCCCGACACCGGCTCTGGCTACGGTGGCAAGCACAGCGGCGAGGCTGCGGTTGAGGCGGCACGGCTCGCCAAGGTCGCGGGCAAGCCGGTGAAGCTCGTGTGGACGCGTGAGGAGGAATTCATCTGGGCGTATTTCCGCCCGGCTGGCGTGATCGAGGTGAAGGCTGGCATCGATGGCGAGGGCGAGCTGCTTGCCTGGGACTTTCACAATCACAACTCCGGCGGTGCGGCGATCGAGACGCCCTATGACGTGCCCGCGAAAAATGTCCGCAGCCACGGCAGCAAGTCGCCCTTGCGGCAAGGGTCCTACCGCGGGCTCGCGGCGGCGGCGAATGGCTTCGCCCGCGAATCCGTGATGGATGAACTCGCCGCGGCGGCCGGCATCGATCCGCTGGAATTCCGTCTCAAGAATCTCAGGAACGAGCGGTTGCGCGCGGTTTTGGAAGCGGCTGCCGCGAGCTTCGGCTGGAAGGATCGCAAGGGGCATTGTGGGATCGCCTGCGGCATCGACAAGGGCGGCTACATCGCCAATTGCGTGGAGGTGGAAGTGAAGGGCAAGGAGGTGAAGGTCGTCCGCATCGTCGCCGCCTTCGAGTGCGGCGCGGTGGTCAACCCGGTGCATCTCAAGAACCAGATCGAGGGCAGCATCGTCATGGGGCTGGGCGGCGCGTTGTTCGAGGCGATCCAGTTTGGCGGCGGGAAGATCCTGAACCCCGCGTTTTCCACCTATCGCGTGCCTCGTTTCTCCGACGTCCCGCCGATCGAGATCGTGCTGGTGAATCGGAAGGATTTGCCCTCGGCCGGGGCAGGGGAGTGCCCGATCATGGCCATCGCCCCGGCAATCGGCAGTGCGGTCTTTGCCGCAACTGGCAAACGGCCGCGGGCGATGCCGATGCTGCCGGAAATGTAG
- a CDS encoding YebC/PmpR family DNA-binding transcriptional regulator produces MGRAFECRRRAKEARWDTMSRVFPKLAKSITMAAKNGGPDPAANAPLRLAIANAKGQNLPKDKIDAAIKRAAGKDAADIVEVAYEGKGPHGSLFYIECATDNTNRSVVNMKTIFNKNGGQIVNSGQLDFMFTRKAVVEFEVTPEMNLEEIEMELIDGGLEELALEDGIARAIGEYASFADLTAAVEKLGITTKKASLERIPTQPIELTEEQMAEVEVILEKIEDDDDVQVVFTNLA; encoded by the coding sequence ATGGGACGCGCCTTCGAATGCCGACGCCGAGCCAAGGAAGCCCGCTGGGACACCATGTCCCGCGTTTTCCCCAAGCTCGCCAAATCCATCACTATGGCTGCGAAGAACGGCGGCCCGGACCCGGCAGCCAATGCTCCGCTGCGCCTCGCCATCGCCAATGCGAAGGGCCAGAACCTGCCGAAGGACAAGATCGACGCCGCCATCAAGCGCGCCGCCGGCAAGGACGCCGCGGACATCGTGGAAGTTGCCTACGAGGGCAAGGGCCCTCACGGCTCGCTCTTCTACATCGAGTGCGCCACCGACAACACCAACCGCTCGGTGGTCAACATGAAGACCATCTTCAACAAGAACGGCGGACAGATCGTGAACAGCGGCCAGCTCGACTTCATGTTCACCCGCAAGGCCGTGGTGGAGTTCGAAGTGACGCCGGAGATGAACCTCGAAGAGATCGAAATGGAACTCATCGATGGCGGCTTGGAAGAGCTTGCATTGGAAGACGGCATCGCCCGCGCCATTGGCGAATACGCCAGTTTCGCCGATCTCACGGCTGCGGTGGAAAAGCTCGGCATCACCACCAAGAAGGCCAGCTTGGAGCGCATCCCGACCCAGCCGATCGAGCTCACCGAGGAGCAGATGGCCGAGGTGGAAGTGATCCTTGAGAAGATCGAAGACGATGACGACGTGCAGGTCGTCTTCACCAATCTCGCCTGA
- a CDS encoding glycerate kinase codes for MRVLLACDKFKGSLGAAEACEAIRAGLPEDWTIDICPIADGGEGFVDVMLAGSGGERVFAPCADALGRHVEASYGIYRSNGEVVAVLEMSAASGLWRIPAKERNPRLSSTFGTGQLMRHAIEVSGSSRLLVGIGGSATNDGGAGMAAALGVRFLDERGRVLEPVPADLARLGAIDISEIVSLPKVVVACDVDNPLAGPRGASAVFGPQKGASSEDVAFLDAVLSQLAAISRGEVEAATPGAGAAGGLGFGLMRFAGAELVPGFDLVAEALGMAERLKAADLVVTGEGSLDAQTLGGKGPAGVAAMAKAAGIPVVAVAGRIEDVARPLFDACLSLESFGLPVAESISRAPELVTRLVADHASLLRGLAAR; via the coding sequence ATGCGCGTCCTGCTGGCCTGCGACAAATTCAAGGGATCGCTGGGCGCAGCGGAAGCTTGTGAAGCGATCCGCGCTGGCTTGCCGGAGGACTGGACCATCGACATCTGCCCCATCGCCGATGGCGGGGAAGGCTTCGTCGATGTCATGCTCGCGGGCAGCGGTGGGGAGCGGGTTTTCGCTCCGTGTGCCGATGCGCTGGGACGCCACGTTGAAGCGAGCTACGGCATTTATCGTAGCAATGGCGAGGTCGTGGCCGTGCTGGAGATGTCAGCCGCGAGTGGCCTCTGGAGAATTCCGGCAAAGGAGCGAAATCCCCGGCTCTCCAGCACCTTTGGCACCGGCCAACTGATGCGCCATGCCATCGAAGTGTCGGGCTCATCCCGCCTGCTTGTTGGCATCGGCGGCAGTGCCACCAATGACGGCGGGGCCGGCATGGCGGCGGCGCTTGGGGTTCGTTTTCTCGATGAACGGGGCAGGGTGCTTGAGCCCGTGCCTGCGGATCTGGCCCGCCTCGGTGCCATCGATATTTCGGAGATAGTCTCCCTGCCGAAAGTCGTCGTCGCTTGTGATGTGGACAATCCGCTTGCCGGTCCCCGTGGCGCGTCGGCGGTCTTTGGTCCCCAAAAGGGCGCCTCATCTGAAGACGTGGCCTTCCTCGATGCCGTGCTTTCGCAACTGGCCGCAATTTCCCGCGGAGAAGTCGAAGCAGCGACTCCCGGGGCAGGTGCCGCGGGAGGACTTGGCTTCGGTCTCATGCGCTTTGCGGGAGCCGAACTCGTCCCCGGCTTCGATCTGGTGGCGGAGGCGCTTGGAATGGCTGAGCGTTTGAAGGCGGCCGATCTCGTGGTTACCGGTGAGGGTTCGCTCGATGCCCAGACGCTCGGTGGCAAAGGGCCCGCCGGGGTCGCCGCCATGGCCAAGGCAGCGGGGATCCCCGTGGTCGCCGTCGCGGGGCGGATCGAGGATGTAGCGCGCCCGTTGTTTGATGCCTGCCTCTCGCTGGAAAGCTTCGGCTTGCCGGTTGCGGAGTCGATTTCGCGCGCGCCGGAGCTGGTGACCCGCCTCGTCGCGGATCATGCAAGCTTGCTCCGCGGGTTGGCCGCCCGCTAG
- the fabD gene encoding ACP S-malonyltransferase: MSDVVLLFSGQGAQKVGMGKDFHEASETARALFRQADEALGFGLSQIMFEGPDDELTRTSRCQPALYLHGLVALALLKERVGGLNPVAAAGLSLGEFTAHSAAGTFSFEDGLRIVARRGLFMEEACEATQGSMAALIGGEEGAVKALAAECDVDVANFNAPGQIVLSGTVAGIDAAVEKARDHGIRRAIKLNVAGAYHSRLMQPAQDKLAAELAGVAIQSPVLPVVCNFGASVVSKPAEIRSMLEKQVTGSVRWTESIRLLVEKGHRTFIELGPGKVLAGLVAKIEKDATVHSVEDLASLEAVVEALSQR, from the coding sequence ATGAGCGACGTCGTTCTACTTTTCTCCGGACAGGGCGCCCAAAAGGTGGGCATGGGCAAGGACTTCCACGAGGCATCGGAGACGGCGCGAGCGTTGTTCCGCCAGGCCGATGAGGCATTGGGCTTCGGTCTTTCGCAGATCATGTTTGAGGGCCCGGATGACGAACTCACCCGCACATCCCGCTGCCAGCCGGCGCTTTACCTCCACGGGTTGGTCGCGCTGGCGCTGCTGAAGGAGCGCGTGGGCGGCCTGAATCCGGTGGCTGCGGCCGGTCTTTCGCTAGGTGAATTCACCGCGCACTCGGCTGCGGGCACGTTCTCATTCGAAGATGGCCTAAGGATCGTCGCGCGCCGTGGCCTCTTCATGGAGGAAGCCTGCGAAGCGACGCAGGGCTCGATGGCCGCTCTGATCGGCGGCGAGGAAGGCGCCGTCAAGGCATTGGCCGCGGAATGCGACGTGGATGTCGCGAACTTCAATGCCCCCGGCCAGATCGTGCTCTCGGGCACCGTCGCCGGCATCGATGCCGCGGTGGAAAAGGCCCGCGACCACGGCATCCGCCGCGCCATCAAATTGAACGTCGCCGGTGCCTACCACAGCCGCCTGATGCAGCCGGCGCAGGACAAGCTGGCCGCCGAGCTGGCGGGCGTCGCGATCCAGTCACCGGTGCTTCCCGTCGTCTGCAATTTCGGTGCTTCGGTGGTGTCTAAACCGGCGGAAATCCGCAGCATGCTGGAGAAGCAGGTGACGGGCTCCGTGCGCTGGACGGAATCGATCCGGTTGCTGGTGGAAAAGGGCCACCGCACCTTCATCGAGCTCGGTCCCGGAAAGGTTTTAGCGGGCCTGGTGGCGAAGATTGAGAAGGATGCGACGGTGCATTCCGTCGAGGATCTGGCGTCCTTGGAAGCGGTCGTCGAGGCCCTCTCCCAAAGGTAA
- a CDS encoding tyrosine-type recombinase/integrase has product MPVRQSLKVGRITVEIYPWQHPTGRDYWRWDFTDPDTSKRRQLTASTPEKLKEKIAKQLHGGEVVDVLAPVVKARLARILKADPTLRLLEEFMEWKTRQHPDVTLHAVVAEFLAIKEANRGASERNIRSLRGDLGSLKAHFHEAKGIGAVTVKDLEEWLAKSAHLSAKRRRNLRGAAVTLFRWARKRDYLPDKTTAAEKLERPKVVRKVPPTYTVGEMRKLLDACPPEYRSWLVLSGFHGLRYSELFPPYGSEKSPLAGEDINLDRGLIIVRAETAKMDERRVIKLHDNAAAWLSPLPSGRLTPTRPPNKKLKHEDALTTRLGELVGGWKPNGLRNSFISFRAALVGLAQTSMEAGNSEAEARKSYNDAKSREEAEEWFALLNP; this is encoded by the coding sequence ATGCCAGTTCGCCAGAGCCTCAAGGTCGGCCGAATCACGGTTGAAATCTACCCGTGGCAGCATCCCACCGGCCGCGATTACTGGCGTTGGGATTTCACGGATCCCGACACCTCGAAGCGCCGGCAGCTCACCGCATCCACGCCGGAGAAGCTCAAGGAGAAGATCGCCAAGCAACTTCACGGCGGGGAAGTCGTCGACGTTCTCGCACCGGTGGTGAAGGCGCGGCTTGCCCGCATCCTCAAGGCGGATCCGACGCTGCGGCTGCTGGAGGAATTCATGGAGTGGAAGACTCGCCAGCATCCAGACGTGACGCTGCATGCCGTGGTCGCCGAGTTCCTCGCCATCAAGGAGGCGAACCGCGGGGCATCGGAGCGCAATATCCGATCACTGCGCGGCGACCTGGGGAGCCTCAAGGCGCACTTCCACGAGGCGAAGGGGATCGGCGCCGTGACCGTGAAGGATCTCGAGGAATGGCTCGCGAAGTCGGCGCACCTGTCGGCAAAGCGCCGGCGGAATCTCCGTGGCGCGGCGGTGACCCTTTTCCGCTGGGCCCGCAAGCGCGACTACCTCCCCGACAAGACCACCGCGGCCGAGAAGCTCGAGCGTCCCAAGGTGGTGCGGAAGGTGCCGCCGACGTACACCGTCGGCGAAATGCGGAAGCTACTCGATGCCTGCCCGCCTGAGTATCGATCGTGGCTGGTCCTCTCCGGCTTCCACGGGCTCCGCTACTCGGAATTGTTCCCTCCCTACGGCTCCGAGAAAAGCCCGCTGGCCGGCGAGGACATCAACCTCGACCGCGGGCTGATCATCGTCCGGGCTGAGACCGCCAAGATGGACGAACGGCGCGTGATCAAGCTCCACGACAACGCGGCGGCCTGGCTCTCTCCCCTACCCTCCGGCCGGCTCACGCCCACGCGTCCGCCCAACAAGAAGCTGAAGCACGAGGACGCGCTCACGACGCGGCTCGGCGAGCTCGTCGGTGGATGGAAGCCCAATGGCCTGCGGAACAGCTTCATCAGCTTCCGCGCGGCGCTGGTCGGGCTCGCGCAAACCTCCATGGAAGCCGGGAACAGCGAGGCCGAAGCCCGCAAAAGCTACAACGACGCCAAGTCCCGGGAGGAAGCGGAAGAGTGGTTCGCGCTGCTCAATCCGTAG
- a CDS encoding helix-turn-helix domain-containing protein, producing the protein MNKSPNCSSIPGPSRFSTPKNMQVTAQVIEKIIRGMKDRGNMSQTALAEKLGVDRSYISKLLRGIYPTIPDAQAIKIGEILEIRLVKLRFVGGEVSSTALQLTQMAEEDAAFSSVLEALVLLKGGDAKKAFLPSVSTEALKVIGEEITRVVMRWEDHQDPHYAKIGAETLGFLRDFYQKGEF; encoded by the coding sequence TTGAATAAAAGTCCCAATTGTTCGTCAATCCCCGGTCCATCAAGGTTTTCGACCCCAAAAAATATGCAGGTCACAGCTCAAGTAATCGAAAAGATCATCCGAGGGATGAAGGATCGGGGCAATATGAGCCAAACCGCGCTCGCCGAAAAACTCGGCGTCGATCGCTCTTACATTTCAAAGCTACTAAGGGGCATCTATCCAACGATCCCTGACGCTCAAGCGATTAAGATCGGCGAGATCTTGGAAATTCGCTTGGTAAAACTCCGCTTTGTAGGAGGGGAAGTTTCCAGCACCGCCCTGCAACTCACGCAGATGGCCGAGGAGGATGCTGCGTTTTCCAGCGTCTTGGAGGCTCTTGTTCTACTGAAAGGCGGCGATGCCAAAAAGGCTTTCCTGCCGTCCGTCAGCACGGAAGCACTCAAGGTGATCGGCGAGGAGATCACCCGAGTGGTGATGCGCTGGGAAGATCACCAGGACCCGCACTATGCGAAGATCGGAGCCGAAACGCTGGGTTTCCTTCGCGATTTCTATCAGAAGGGCGAATTCTAA